Below is a genomic region from Verrucomicrobiota bacterium.
GGCCACCATGGGACTCATTTTCGCCATCGGCATCATCAATTTCTTCGGTCCGAAACACAGCGGGAGTTTGGCGATTTACCTGGCCGTCCCGATGGTGGTCGTGGTGATGCTTATCGCCGCTCTGAGTCTTCCGCACCTGTCCACGGCAAACCTGGAGAAGCCGCCGACAAAGTTCTCGCCGAATTGGCTGGCGTTCGTCGGAATGATCCTGGCGTTGAGCGGAGTTGAAGCCATCGCGAACCTGACCGGCGTCATGAAGCTGGACCCTGGGACAACGATGGATCAACCCCGCGTCGCGCGAACGGCGCGCATGGCAATCGTGCCGGTGGCTATTGAGGTCGTTGTCGGCACTGCGTTGTTGGGGTGGGCGATGCTGTCGCTTTCCCCGAACCTGGAGCCGCTTCTGGAACAGCGTTGGGAGGACATGCTGAGTGTGCTCGGCGAACAATACGGTACGCTCGCATTCGGCAGCGGGTTCGGAAAGGTATTTGGCATCGTCGTCGGTGTGGTGGTCGGTCTCCTGCTCCTGAGCGCCGTGAACACGGCCGTGGCCGCCTTGATCGGCCTGTGCTACATGCTGGCGCGCGATGGTGAAATGCCACGAACCTTCTCGCGGCTCAACGCCTACGGCGTGCCTCGCTTGCCCCTGGCGATCGCTGTCCTGCTGCCCATCCTCGTGGTCGAATTCTCGAACAACCTGGAATCCTTGATGGGCCTTTACGCCATTGGCGTGATTGGCGCGATCACGGTGAATCTGGGTTCCTGCACGTTCAACAAGGCGCTGCAACTGCGCTGGCCGGAGCGCGCGGTCATGGGCTTGACGTTCCTGATTCTCCTCTGCGTCGAGCTCACCGTGGCCAAAACCAAACCCGACGCGCTGTTCTTCGCCTGTTGTGTTCTCGGCGTCGGCCTGGGCTTGCGGAATTATGCCCAGCGGCGGGCGGGCTTGCGCACGTTGACCGTCAGCGAGGAAGTCGCAGCGCACGTGGCCCCGGAAGCGGTGCCCGATTTCCAGTTCAACCTCACGAGCGGCCAGACGATCCTCGTCGCGGCGCGAGGCTTCACACCCGTGCTGCGATTTGCGCTGGAAGAAGCCAAGCTGCGCGGCGGCTCCCTCTACGTGCTCTACGTCAAGGAACTGGCCGTCGCCCTGCCCGGCCCGCTCGAATCCACCGAACGCCCACGCTGGCAGGACGACAAAGTCGCGGCCGGCATCATGTATCGCGTGCTGGAGCTGGGCGGCAAAAGCGACGTGCCCGTGGTCCCGGTGTATGTCGTGAGCGACGATCCCGCTGCCACCATTCTCGACCTCTCCGCCACGCTTGGGGTGGACATGTTGATCCTGGGCGCCTCGCATCGGCGCACGATGACGAGCTTGTTGAAGGGCGACGTCGTCACGGAGGTCGCGAAGAATCTGCCGGAGAATATTCAGTTGATTATTCACGGGTGAGTGGCGTGCGTGGTGGGACGACGCTCCTGCGGAGCCCTGGAAGCTGATCCGAGCGCTCTTGAAATGAAAGCTCGGCGGGCGCAGCTCCGAATGAGGACGGTCAGAATGGCCGCTGGCATAGCGCAGATTTTCAATCTGCCGTATCGCGGAATTCTATTCCGCAAGGCACCGGAAGGTTTCCGGGGCCTTGGAGTTTTCCGACACGGGGCCGATTGCAAATCGGCGATACAGCAGAGTGAAACTCTGCGCTACGAACTTGGCGTTACTTGTCCTCATTCAGAGATGCGCCCAGTTCGGCGGGAATCCTCGCTCCACCATTGACGCCGAGGGAACGCTGCCTGATTCTGCCGTCCGATGTTTCCAGTCTCTTCCGCACCATGAAACTATCTTCTCCTTTCCTTGCCTTACTCTATTCGTTGACCGCTTCGTTCGCGTTGGTCGCCGCTGATAATACAGCCCCCGCCAGCAGCCAAAGCTCGGCTGATTCTGAGGACCCG
It encodes:
- a CDS encoding amino acid permease; translation: MDTFGIHRPRNVDWKRAAALLYGDWGTSKAYVIGFAFSGAFAIGHYQALPIIVAVCVLTGLVAYNYVLVCKHFPDGGGVYSAARNQSRFLAVMGALLLVANFTVTAAMSAWAAMSYFRVPEAYIAWATMGLIFAIGIINFFGPKHSGSLAIYLAVPMVVVVMLIAALSLPHLSTANLEKPPTKFSPNWLAFVGMILALSGVEAIANLTGVMKLDPGTTMDQPRVARTARMAIVPVAIEVVVGTALLGWAMLSLSPNLEPLLEQRWEDMLSVLGEQYGTLAFGSGFGKVFGIVVGVVVGLLLLSAVNTAVAALIGLCYMLARDGEMPRTFSRLNAYGVPRLPLAIAVLLPILVVEFSNNLESLMGLYAIGVIGAITVNLGSCTFNKALQLRWPERAVMGLTFLILLCVELTVAKTKPDALFFACCVLGVGLGLRNYAQRRAGLRTLTVSEEVAAHVAPEAVPDFQFNLTSGQTILVAARGFTPVLRFALEEAKLRGGSLYVLYVKELAVALPGPLESTERPRWQDDKVAAGIMYRVLELGGKSDVPVVPVYVVSDDPAATILDLSATLGVDMLILGASHRRTMTSLLKGDVVTEVAKNLPENIQLIIHG